A stretch of DNA from Pseudonocardia hierapolitana:
GTGCTTGGGGTAGCGGCCCCGCAGCTCCGCCCGGACCTGGGGATAGCCCGTCGTCCAGAAGCTCGCCAGGTCGGCGGTGACCGCGGCCGGTCGGCCTGCCGGTGAGAGCAGGTGCAGCAGCACCGGGAGCCTCCCGCCCGCCACGGCAGGCGCGCCGGCCCAGCCGAACACCTCCTGGACCTTCACCGCCAGGACGGGCCGCTCTCCCGAGTAGTCGAGGGCGACCCGCGAGCCGGACGGCACCGTGAGCCGCTCGGGCGCCAGCTCGTCGAGGGCGGCGGCCTCACGCCACCCGAGGAGGCCGCGCAGGATCGCTCCCGCGTCGACCCGGGACAGATCGGCGCGGCCGCGGGCCGACGTGATCGCGCCGAACCACCGGTCGGGATCGGCCAGCAGCGCCTCGTCCGAGACGTCCGGCCACGGCGGACCGAGGACGCGGTGCAGCGTGGCGAGCCGGTCCCGCAGCCGGCCGGCACCGTCCGACCAGCGCAGCAGGCCGAGGCCCTCGGTCCGCAGGCCGTCGAGCAGGGCGGCGCGCAGGGCGTCGGGTGGCGGATCGGCGATGCGGTGCTCGTCGAGGACGATCGCGCCGAGGCGCCGGACGTGCCGGGCCACCACGCCTGCCTGGTCGCCGCGCACCCACGCCACCTCGTCGGCCTCCGTGACGAGCGCGGGCGCGGCGCGCACCGCCAGCTCCCGGTCGGCCGCGGCGGCGAGGCGCACCCGGCCGTGGTCGGCGCCGGGCGTCCGGTCGGCCACCGCCACGGCGAGCCATTCCTGGCCGTCCAGCGCCGTGCCGGGCGGCAGCTCCACGGCGGTGCCGCCGGCCATGAGGTAGCGCCGGGAGCCGGCGGAGCGGCGGCGGGCCAGGCGTTCGGGGTGGGCGAGCGCGGTGACGAACGCGGGGTCGTCACCGTCGCCGCGAACGTCGACGAGCCGCTGCAGCCGGCGCGCCTCGGCCCGCCACCGGCCCGCGCCGGGAGCCGACCCGGAACGCAGCCTGCGCAGCTCGGACTCCACCTCGACGCCTGCGGCGAGGGTGTCGTCGTCGAGCAGGGCCACCACCTCCGCGGCCGCCCGCCCCCCGACCTCGGCCGCCCCGTCGAGCAGCGCCCGGGCCAGCCGCGGGTGCAGACCGAGCTCGGCCATGCGGCGTCCCCGGTCGGTGACACCGGCAGCGGCGCCGTCGCCGGAGAGCGCCCCGAGCGCGTGCAGCACCGCGCGCCCGGCCTGGAGCGGGGCCTCCGGTGGGGCGTCCCACCAGCGCAGGCCCGCGCCGTCGGGGGTGCCCCAGCAGGCGAGGTCGAGCGCGAGCCGGGTGAGGTCGGCGGTGCGGATCTCGGGATCGGGCTCCGGCGCCAGCAGCTCGCCTTTCGGCCAGCAGCGCAGCACCCGCCCCGGGGCCTCCCGGCCGGCCCGCCCGGCCCGTTGCTCGGCCACCGCGGCCGACACCCGGACGGTGACCAGCCCGGCGAGCCCGCGGCGGTGGTCGGTCCGCGGCACCCGCGCGAGCCCCGCGTCGACGACGGCGCGCACACCCGGCACCGTGAGGCTCGACTCCGCGACCGCCGTGGCGAGCACCACCCGGCGGCGGGGGCCCGGCCGCAGCGCCCGGTCCTGCTCCGCCGCCGGCAGGCGCCCGTGCAGCGGGACGACGTCCGCGTCCAGCCCGGACAGCGCGATCGTGGTGCGCCGGATCTCCGCGACGCCGGGGAGGAACGTGAGCACGTCGCCGTCACCCTCGTCGAGCGCCGTCCGTACGGCGCGCGCCACGCACACCTCGATCCGCTCGCCACGGAGCGGCGGGAGGTGCCGCACGGTCACCGGGAACGTGCGTGCCGGAACGTCCAGCACCGGCGCCGGATCCTGGCCGCCGAGCAGCTCGGCGAGCCTGCGGGTCCGGACCGTCGCCGACGTCGCCAGTAGCCGCAGGTCCGGGCGCAGCCCGTCGCGGGCGTCCAGCAGCAGCGCGAGCAGCAGGTCGGCGTCGAGGTGCCGCTCGTGGCACTCGTCGAGCACCACCGCTGCGGTGCCGGGGAGCTCCGGGTCGGCGACGAACCTGCGCAGCAGCAGGCCCGACGTCACGACCTCGATGCGGGTCGCCGCGGACGTGCGGGCGTCGCCGCGCACGGCGTAGCCGACCGTGCGCCCGAGGTCCTCGCCGAGCAGGGCGGCCATCCGCGCGGCCGCGGCGCGCGCGGCCAGCCTGCGCGGTTCGGCGACGATCACCTTCCCCGGCAGCTCGGGCGCGAGCGCCAGCGGCACGAGCGTGGTCTTGCCGGTACCGGGTGGCGCGACCAGCACCGCCGAGCCGGCCCCGGCGAGCGTGGCGGTGATCTCGGGGAGCGCGGCGCGGACCGGGAGGTCGGGGAGCGCGGGAAGCATCACCCCCCAGTCTGCCCGTCAGGCGGGCACCCGCCGCGGGGCGTCGGGCAGCGGCTGCAGCAGCGACGGCCGGTCGTGGGCCCAGCAGTCCAGGAGGTGCTCGCCGAACCGGTCGGCGAGCAGTCCGCTCGCCCTGATCCCGAACACGACGTCCGCGGCGAGCGCGGGCTCGCCCGCGAGCAGCGGCGCGATGACGCCGCGGCGGATCAGCTGCTCGTGCACCGCGTCCGCCTCGACGTGCTCGGCGTAGAACGCGACCGCCGCAGCCGGCAGCTCGAGCCGCCGCATCGCCCTGACCAGGCGGTCCGATCCGGGGGACGAGGTGAGCTCGACCGTGGCGAACTGCCCGACCAGCGCCCCTCGCAGGGCCCGGCGCAGCCCGCACAGGGACATGAAGTTGACCTCGGCGAGCGTCTCGGCGGGGGCGGCGTCCAGGTAGGTGCCGTAGGCGTCGTCCAGGTCGAGCGCCTGCATCATGTCGGCGAAGAGCCGTGCGTGCATCCGGTCGGGGTCGCCCGCCCCGTACTCGTCGTGCTCGACGGTGACGAGGGCGGCCTTCGCCGGCCCGTCGAGGCGGGCGATCACCCAGGCCTGGGGGTCGGCCTCCTTGAGGTGGTAGAGCGAGCGGTGCGCCACGTACTCGCGCACCTGCCAGCGCTCGCCCTCCCTCGCCAGGTGCCAGGACGGGCCCGTGCCCTCGACCGGCTCGACGAGCAGGGCGCCGAGTTCGGCGTCCACGTCGTCGGACGGCTCGACGTCGGCACGCAGGGCGTCGAGGAACAGCCGCTCCGCCGCGACGCGCATCGTGACCAGCGCGGGGTCCCACTCTCGCTCGTCGGGCACCCCGGCGAACCCGCGGTAGTGCATCTCGTAGAGGCAGTACAGGGCGAGCTGCAGGTCGGCGCCGTACGGGTCCGCGCCGTCCACCGGCGGGAGGATCTCCGGGCCCCGCCGCAGCGCGCTGACCACGGCGGCCGAGAGCGGGCCGCGCGGCTGCGGCAGCGGCGGCGCCTCGACCGGGCGGATGGCGCTACTGCCGAACACGTTCGCCCTCCTCCCCGCCGGTGCGGACCTTGCGCCGGTGGCTGGTGTCGCAGAAGGGCTGACGACGGCTGCGCCGGCACGTGCACAGCGCCGTGACCGGCCGGTCCGACCGCACGCGACGTCCGTCCGGGAGCACGACGTCCACCGGGCCCGCCACGAGCATCGGCCCCTCGTCGGTGAGCAGGACCTGCTGAACCCGGTCAGGCATGGCGGGCCCGCACGACCACGAGTTCCTCCTCGCGCTGCCCGGGACGGATGAGGCCCCGGGACTCCAGCATCGCGGCGCGCGCCCGCATCACCGGCCCGAACGGCACGGTCGCCGTCGCGGCGACGCGCGCGACGAGTCCGGCGCGGTCGAGGGCGGCGAGCGTCAGGTCGACGTCGCACACCGCGGAGTGCACGAGCAGCACGTCCCCGTCGGGGGCGAGGACGTGCTGCACGCCCGCGCAGATCCGGTCGATCAGCGCGCGCCCGTCGGGGCCCGCGTCCCAGCACCGCCCCATGGCGTGGCGCGGCAACCGGGACGAGGCCGCCGGCACGTACGGCGGGTTCGCCATGACGAGCCCGAAGCGGCGGCCCGCGACGGGGTCGAAGAGGTCGCCGCGGTGCACCGCCACCCGCGCCCCGTGCACCCGGCTGTTGAGCCAGGTGGTGACCACGGAACGCAGCGACAGGTCCACCGCGGTGACCGTGGCCGCGCCGGAACGGGCCGCCGCGAGCGCGAGCGCTCCGCAGCCCGTTCCGACGTCGAGCACGTTCCTGCCGCGGGCGAACCCGCCGCCACGGGTCACGTCGATCAGCAACTCGGTATCGCTCTCTGCCCGGTACACCCCGGGCGGGCACAACAGCAGCACGAGCGGATGGTGCCCCGGGCGGAGGGCGTCAAACTTGGATCAGCGCTCGGTCCGTTCTCCCGCGACGGCCGCGTACCGCGCCTGTGCCGCCTCGACGACGCCGGAGCGGTTCTTGTGGGACCGCTCGAACGCGATCATCGCCCGCAGGTCGTCGGGGTCGGCCAGCTCGCGGACGGCAGCGATCGCGTTGGGCGCCGTCATCTCCTCGAAGTGCTTGATCGGCAGCTCGGAGGCGGCGAGGCCGCCCAGCTCCGCGCGGGTCTCGTGCACCGCGCCCGCCACGGTGTCCGCTCCTTCGCGCCGCGCCACCCGCTCGGCCTGCTGCAGGGTCGCGTCCCGGCCGGCCGCGGCGACCTCCCGGGTGTCGCTGCCGAGCCGGGCGGCCGCGCCCGCGACCTCCTCGACGGTCTCCTTCGCCTCCTCACCGGTGCGGTAGACGGTGTGGACGGCCCGGTTGACCTGCTCCACGGCGAACCGCGTGGGCAGCGCGACCGCGTGCGCCACGCCGCCGGCCAACCGCTGCAGCGGCGTCGGGGTGAGGGCGGTGGGGCCGCCGAGGGCCTCTTCGGCGAGGACGGTCGTGAGCCATTCGACGGTGGCGGTGTGGGCGTCGACCAGGTCGTCGGCGAGGCGGACGACCGAGTCCAGCCCCGCCCGCTGGGCGAGAACACGCAGGTAGCGGGCACGGTCGAGGAGCTGGTGCTCGAGGGCGAGGTCGCCGATGAGCGCCTCGTCGATCGCCTGCATCTGCTCGAGGGTGGTCTTGACCAGCGCGAGGACTCGTCCGATCGCGGGCGTCACCACGTCGGGCACGGCGTCCAGGTTGCGCAGCGCCCGCTCGATGCGTTGCGCGCGGCGATCTGCGTTGGTGCCGTTCTGCTCCAGCTCGCGGCGTACGGCGTCGGTGCTGGCCTGGCCGAGGCGGATGCGCGCGATCTGCGCCTCGGTCCGGGTGAGCTGCTCGAGCGTCCTCAGCTGGCCGACGACCGTGTCGGTCGCGGCGGTCTCGGGGGCTGTCGGGAGGGCGGAGGTGGGGTTCGCCATGCCGCTCGGGTGCCCCGGGCCCGGGATCGGCACGCGCGACCACGAGAGTGAATCGCGGCACGGCCGGTCGGGGGACCTACTCGGCGGGTGACGCTGCGCTCAACTGGGCGTCGAGCTCCTCCAGACGGGCCTGGGCCCGCGCCGTGCGGGACGCCGCCACGCCCACCGCGCGGGCGGAGGCCTTCGCCGCCGTCTCCGCGTCGCGGGCGGCCGTGGCCGCCGTGCGCTCCTGCTCACGGGCGGCCTCGAGCTCGGCGGTGAGTTCGGCCACCCGCCTGCGGGCGTCCTCGCGGGCCGTGACGGCCTCCTCGCGTGCGGCCTCGTCGGTGTCCTGCTTGGCCCGCGCCGCCGCCTCCTCGTCCTCCGCGGCGGTCAGCGCCTCCGCGCGCCGGTCGCGTTCGGCCTGCAACCGCGCGCGCCGGGCCCGATCCGCCGCGCCGTCGTCCGCGGGCGCGGCGTCCCGTTCGGTCTCGCGCTCCGGTTCGGGGGGAGCCGGGCGGGGCGCAGGCGCCGGCACGGCGTCCGGGTCGGCCTCGGGTCCGAAGCCGGTGTAGCTGAGCGTGCGGGTGAGCCGGCCGGACCGGACCTGCTCGGCGATCTCCGGGCGAGCCAGGGCGGCGTCCAGGATCCCCTGCAGCTCGCGGAGCACGCCCTCGGCCGCCGGGTCGCCCGCCTCCTGCGCCAGGCGGCCGGCCTCGCGCGCCATGGCCGCCACCAGCTGGTGGCGCTTGCTGGACAGCTGGCGCAGCGCCGTGCCGTCGAGGGTGCGCTGGGCGTCGGCGAGCCCGGCCGCGAGCGAGAGCAGCCCGTCGAGCTGCGCGGCCCGGTGCCGGGCGAGGAGATTGGCGAGCCACGCGGCCTTGGTGGGCCTGCGCAGCCTGCCGATGGCCTTCGCGAGCTCGCGGTCGCCCCGCTCGCGGGCGGCCGCGACGGCGGCGTCGCGGGCACCGATGAACTCGTCCGGCGGCACGGAGTACAGCTCGTCCGCCGCGGCGTCCAACGCGGTGTCGGGTTCGGAGTGGTCCGGCACACAGCGAGCCTAGTGTGATTTTCGGGCCCGAAGATCCGCCCGATTGCGCGTGCAACAGTTACCGTGGGGTAGCACGGCTCGGCGGAACCCCCGGCCGCCCCCGTGCTCCCCGGCGGCCGCCTCCCCACCCCTCGGGAGGCGGCCGCCGGCCCACTCGATCGTGCGGTGCCGGGCGTGCGCACGTGCGAAGATCCGGGCAGGCTGCCGGGGATGGCTCCGACCGATCCGTTCCCGCCACCCGTGTCGCCGATGCTGGCCACAGCCGGGGAGCCGCCCGCGGGCGCAGGATGGTCGTTCGAGTTCAAGTGGGACGGCGTGCGCGCGGTCACCGCGGTGGCGGGCGAACGCGTCCGGGCCCAGAGCCGCCGGGGCAACGAGGTCACCGCGGCGTACCCGGAGCTCGCCGATCTCGGCGGGCTGCTGGACGGCCGGCCGGTGCTGCTGGACGGGGAGGTCGTCGCCCTCGACGAGAACGGCAGGCCGGACTTCGGGACGCTGCAGCACCGGATGCACGTGCGCTCGCCCGACCCGCAGCTCGTCGAGCGCATCCCCGTGTCCTACATCGTGTTCGACCTGCTGTACCTGGATGGCGTCTCGCTGCTCGGCGAGCCCTACGACCGGCGGCGCGCGCTGCTCGAGGAGCTGGGCATCGGCGGGCCGCGGGTGCAGGTACCCCCGGCGGCCGTCGGGGTGAGCGGCGCGCAGCTGCTCGAGGTCGCCAGGGCCCACGGCCTGGAAGGTGTGGTCGGGAAGCGACGCGCCTCCCGCTACGAGCCCGGCCGCCGCTCCCCGGCGTGGATCAAAACGGCTCTGCTGCACACCCAGGAGGTGGTGATCGGCGGCTGGACGGCGGGGGAGGGGCGGCGCGCGCAGAACGTCGGCGCGCTGCTCCTGGGCGCCTACGACGGCAGCGGGGCGCTGCGCTACCTCGGGCACGTCGGCACCGGGTTCACGGAGGCCGCGCTGCGCTCGCTGCTGGTCGAGCTGCGGACCCGGGAGCAGGCGGAGAGCCCGTTCGACGAGGAGGTGCCCCGCGACGAGGCCCGCAAGGCCCGCTGGGTGCGCCCCGAGCTGGTGGGCGAGGTCGTCTACCGGGTGCTGACGAAAGAGGGCCGGCTGCGCCACGCGGCGTGGCGGGGGCTGCGCAGCGACAAGGATCCGGCGGACGCGGTGATCACCGCGACCGGACGGTGAGCCGATCGCGGCCCGTGGGAGGGTGCCCTCGTGGCCGATCCCGACCCCCGGTGGAACCACAACATCCACTA
This window harbors:
- the hrpB gene encoding ATP-dependent helicase HrpB, producing MLPALPDLPVRAALPEITATLAGAGSAVLVAPPGTGKTTLVPLALAPELPGKVIVAEPRRLAARAAAARMAALLGEDLGRTVGYAVRGDARTSAATRIEVVTSGLLLRRFVADPELPGTAAVVLDECHERHLDADLLLALLLDARDGLRPDLRLLATSATVRTRRLAELLGGQDPAPVLDVPARTFPVTVRHLPPLRGERIEVCVARAVRTALDEGDGDVLTFLPGVAEIRRTTIALSGLDADVVPLHGRLPAAEQDRALRPGPRRRVVLATAVAESSLTVPGVRAVVDAGLARVPRTDHRRGLAGLVTVRVSAAVAEQRAGRAGREAPGRVLRCWPKGELLAPEPDPEIRTADLTRLALDLACWGTPDGAGLRWWDAPPEAPLQAGRAVLHALGALSGDGAAAGVTDRGRRMAELGLHPRLARALLDGAAEVGGRAAAEVVALLDDDTLAAGVEVESELRRLRSGSAPGAGRWRAEARRLQRLVDVRGDGDDPAFVTALAHPERLARRRSAGSRRYLMAGGTAVELPPGTALDGQEWLAVAVADRTPGADHGRVRLAAAADRELAVRAAPALVTEADEVAWVRGDQAGVVARHVRRLGAIVLDEHRIADPPPDALRAALLDGLRTEGLGLLRWSDGAGRLRDRLATLHRVLGPPWPDVSDEALLADPDRWFGAITSARGRADLSRVDAGAILRGLLGWREAAALDELAPERLTVPSGSRVALDYSGERPVLAVKVQEVFGWAGAPAVAGGRLPVLLHLLSPAGRPAAVTADLASFWTTGYPQVRAELRGRYPKHAWPEDPRTAPPTVSARGRGRPGR
- a CDS encoding iron-containing redox enzyme family protein; this encodes MFGSSAIRPVEAPPLPQPRGPLSAAVVSALRRGPEILPPVDGADPYGADLQLALYCLYEMHYRGFAGVPDEREWDPALVTMRVAAERLFLDALRADVEPSDDVDAELGALLVEPVEGTGPSWHLAREGERWQVREYVAHRSLYHLKEADPQAWVIARLDGPAKAALVTVEHDEYGAGDPDRMHARLFADMMQALDLDDAYGTYLDAAPAETLAEVNFMSLCGLRRALRGALVGQFATVELTSSPGSDRLVRAMRRLELPAAAVAFYAEHVEADAVHEQLIRRGVIAPLLAGEPALAADVVFGIRASGLLADRFGEHLLDCWAHDRPSLLQPLPDAPRRVPA
- a CDS encoding CDGSH iron-sulfur domain-containing protein, translating into MPDRVQQVLLTDEGPMLVAGPVDVVLPDGRRVRSDRPVTALCTCRRSRRQPFCDTSHRRKVRTGGEEGERVRQ
- a CDS encoding HemK2/MTQ2 family protein methyltransferase codes for the protein MLLLCPPGVYRAESDTELLIDVTRGGGFARGRNVLDVGTGCGALALAAARSGAATVTAVDLSLRSVVTTWLNSRVHGARVAVHRGDLFDPVAGRRFGLVMANPPYVPAASSRLPRHAMGRCWDAGPDGRALIDRICAGVQHVLAPDGDVLLVHSAVCDVDLTLAALDRAGLVARVAATATVPFGPVMRARAAMLESRGLIRPGQREEELVVVRARHA
- a CDS encoding DUF892 family protein, whose protein sequence is MANPTSALPTAPETAATDTVVGQLRTLEQLTRTEAQIARIRLGQASTDAVRRELEQNGTNADRRAQRIERALRNLDAVPDVVTPAIGRVLALVKTTLEQMQAIDEALIGDLALEHQLLDRARYLRVLAQRAGLDSVVRLADDLVDAHTATVEWLTTVLAEEALGGPTALTPTPLQRLAGGVAHAVALPTRFAVEQVNRAVHTVYRTGEEAKETVEEVAGAAARLGSDTREVAAAGRDATLQQAERVARREGADTVAGAVHETRAELGGLAASELPIKHFEEMTAPNAIAAVRELADPDDLRAMIAFERSHKNRSGVVEAAQARYAAVAGERTER
- the ligD gene encoding non-homologous end-joining DNA ligase, which gives rise to MAPTDPFPPPVSPMLATAGEPPAGAGWSFEFKWDGVRAVTAVAGERVRAQSRRGNEVTAAYPELADLGGLLDGRPVLLDGEVVALDENGRPDFGTLQHRMHVRSPDPQLVERIPVSYIVFDLLYLDGVSLLGEPYDRRRALLEELGIGGPRVQVPPAAVGVSGAQLLEVARAHGLEGVVGKRRASRYEPGRRSPAWIKTALLHTQEVVIGGWTAGEGRRAQNVGALLLGAYDGSGALRYLGHVGTGFTEAALRSLLVELRTREQAESPFDEEVPRDEARKARWVRPELVGEVVYRVLTKEGRLRHAAWRGLRSDKDPADAVITATGR